A window of the Oncorhynchus keta strain PuntledgeMale-10-30-2019 chromosome 21, Oket_V2, whole genome shotgun sequence genome harbors these coding sequences:
- the LOC118400117 gene encoding PHD finger protein 20-like isoform X3 has translation MEYAQSLYTKQEVDVGMMSKTPPNRRGITFEVGATLEARDTLKNWYPANIEKIDYSDEKILIHYRQWSHRYDEWFDWTSPYLRPVERIQLRRQGLLDDDPIPGFHVNDKVLASWSDCRFYPAKVLAVNKDASYTVKFYDGVVQTVKGIHVKPFVRERGGGKTRSAERNGVRKHQNGRERRPQENSPKNKRARRSTSDLEGDSETEDNNEVDEWDKREGQEKTKRKDCEVDVTKESPPAIKQEEHTEQHAGQNDLRDHMIATVGPNGVKVEEDRGQKVEEDRGQKVEEDRGQKVEEDRGQKVEEDRGQKVEEDRGQCEERSTHNLNGGIKKEVEMETEYTVLSSPNEPKPPTESPNQMSTLTGPVSIPLPSALSTNDGVEQKAASQPESSQSAPLDLPVKPIRKQGFHNPNRFSREPLYRVIKNQPPPVLSINLDHNPFKCSAVGCTKSFRKAKLLHYHMKYYHGEDQQLEDDLSPTRSVQTQASEKHPFHTTLECPKRRRTISASMHSTVHSPIRTPPSPRSEAKTMSRRRSVPPAVSTEPTQSQQQRALLREKSKENQLDRNGQRPVVTETFMSSGMDLGLVKERDRLKDKKQTDFLRVKLKKKKKKKKSKSEYTGSEENIDISIFDLQSKLNLPLKFPLSHNHKPELYHCRPGYNQSEQIHVDDEDSISDWSTDSCGWSDDEQGAELDVTTPPLNLGSVALETGAQEIVRCVCEVEEENDFMIQCEECLCWQHGTCMGLLEENVPDKYACYVCRDPPGQRQSLRYWYDRDWLSRGHMYGLSFLDENYSHQNAKKIAATHQLLGDVHHVVEVLNGLQLKMSILHTQTHPDLRLWCQPWKRAERPWRRDGSGTGTDATPSPAPTDEGSERDHKSLARGGAEALMSAAMEKLSRASSSAFSPYQSFQDSYIMSEHCYQKPRAYYPAVEQRLVVETTRRGSELEDSLRSTEDLLEREQRYGGMLETARPKAHTHLNTHTKCSDVGRWGQVEVKMEGGDGDGSSQQHQWQINLLDHIDAVQEEVTHRMDFIERELDVLESWLDYTGELEPPEPLARLPQLKQSMKLLLTELAKVQQIALCCST, from the exons ATGGAATATGCTCAAAGTCTCTACACAAAG CAGGAGGTGGATGTGGGCATGATGAGCAAGACACCCCCTAACAGAAGAGGGATAACCTTTGAGGTGGGAGCAACGCTAGAGGCCAGAGACACCCTCAAAAACTG GTATCCGGCCAACATAGAGAAGATCGACTATAGTGATGAGAAGATCCTGATCCACTACCGTCAGTGGAGCCACCGCTATGATGAGTGGTTTGACTGGACCAGCCCCTACCTGAGACCTGTAGAGAGGATCCAGCTGAGACGACAGGGACTGCTGGACGACGATCCTATCCCT GGATTTCATGTGAATGACAAGGTCCTCGCCAGTTGGTCCGATTGCCGCTTCTACCCTGCCAAGGTCTTAGCAGTCAATAAAGATG CATCTTACACCGTGAAGTTTTATGATGGAGTCGTCCAGACAGTGAAGGGGATCCACGTGAAGCCTTTTGTCAGAGAG agaggaggagggaagactCGGTCTGCTGAGAGGAATGGAGTCAGGAAGCACCAGAATGGCAGAGAACGGAGGCCTCAGGAAAACAGCCCCAAGAATAAAAGGGCCAGACGCAGTACCTCTGACctggagggagacagtgagaccgaggaTAATAATGAGGTTGATGAATGGGAcaagagggagggacaggagaAGACCAAGAGGAAGGATTGTGAGGTGGACGTCACCAAAGAGAGTCCACCCGCGATTAAGCAGGAGGAGCATACAGAGCAGCATGCAGGACAGAACGACCTCCGGGATCACATGATAGCCACTGTGGGCCCGAACGGAGTGAAG GTGGAAGAAGACCGAGGACAGAAGGTGGAAGAAGACCGAGGACAGAAGGTGGAAGAAGACCGAGGACAGAAGGTGGAAGAAGACCGAGGACAGAAGGTGGAAGAAGACCGAGGACAGAAGGTGGAAGAAGACCGAGGACAGTGTGAGGAGAGGTCTACTCATAATTTAAATGGAGGGATAAAAAAAGAGGTGGAAATGGAAACTGAGTACACAGTCCtgagctcaccaaatgaaccTAAGCCACCCACTGAGTCACCCAATCAGATGTCAACACTGACAGGGCCAGTGTCTATCCCATTACCCTCAGCTTTGTCCACCAATGACGGAGTGGAGCAGAAGGCAGCGAGCCAACCGGAGAGCTCACAATCTGCACCACTGGACCTCCCAGTGAAAC CAATAAGGAAGCAGGGTTTTCACAACCCCAACAGATTCAGCAGAGAGCCAT TGTACAGAGTGATCAAAAACCAGCCTCCCCCAGTCCTGTCCATCAACTTGGACCACAACCCATTTAAATGCAGCGCTGTGGGTTGCACCAAGTCGTTCCGCAAGGCCAAGCTGCTTCACTACCACATGAAGTACTACCACGGAGAGGACCAGCAGCTAGAGGATGACCTCAGCCCCACCAGGAGCGTCCAGACCCAGGCCTCAGAGAAGCACCCCTTCCATACCACTCTGGAGTGTCCTAAGAGGAGACGCACCATCTCTGCCTCAATGC ACTCCACTGTGCACAGTCCTATCAGAACTCCCCCGTCTCCACGTAGTGAGGCAAAGACAATGAGCAGACGCAGGTCAGTGCCACCTGCTGTCAGCACAGAGCCAACGCAGAGCCAGCAGCAGAGGGCGCTGCTGAGGGAGAAGAGCAAAGAGAACCAGCTGGACAGGAATGGCCAGAGACCGGTGGTGACAGAGACGTTTATGAGCAGTGGCATGGACTTAG GATTGGTGAAAGAACGAGACCGGCTGAAGGATAAGAAACAAACGGACTTCCTTCGCGTTAAActgaagaaaaagaagaagaaaaagaagtcCAAGTCTG AGTACACAGGTAGTGAGGAGAATATTGACATCTCAATATTCGATCTTCAGTCCAAATTGAATTTGCCACTCAAATTCCCCCTCTCACACAATCACAAGCCTGAGTTATACCACTGCAGGCCCGGATACAACCAGTCAGAGCAGATACATGTGGATG ATGAGGATAGCATCAGTGATTGGTCAACTGACAGCTGTGGGTGGAGTGATGATGAGCAGGGGGCGGAGCTGGACGTCACTACTCCTCCCCTGAATCTGGGCTCTGTTGCCTTGGAGACGGGCGCTCAGGAGATTGTGCGTTGTgtctgtgaggtggaagaggaAAACGATTTCATGATACAG TGTGAGGAGTGTCTGTGCTGGCAGCATGGCACCTGCATGGGCCTCCTGGAGGAGAACGTCCCTGACAAATACGCTTGCTATGTCTGCCGAGACCCACCAG GTCAGAGGCAGAGCCTGCGGTACTGGTATGACCGTGATTGGCTGAGCAGGGGTCACATGTACGGTCTGTCCTTCCTGGATGAAAACTACTCCCACCAGAATGCAAAGAAGATTGCAGCAACACACCAGCTACTAGGAGACGTCCACCATGTGGTGGAGGTGCTCAATGGCCTGCAGCTCAAGATGAGCATCCTACA TACCCAAACCCACCCGGACTTGCGGCTGTGGTGCCAGCCCTGGAAGCGGGCAGAGAGGCCCTGGAGGAGAGACGGCTCGGGGACGGGCACTGACGCAACACCGTCTCCAGCGCCAACAGACGAGGGCTCAGAGAGGGACCACAAGAGTCTTGCACGTGGGGGAGCAGAAGCTCTGATGTCAGCCGCCATGGAGAAGCTCAGTCGAGCCTCCTCTTCCGCCTTCTCGCCATACCAGTCGTTCCAGGACTCGTACATTATGAGTGAGCACTGCTACCAGAAGCCGCGGGCGTACTACCCTGCGGTGGAGCAGAGGCTGGTCGTGGAGACCACACGGAGGGGCTCTGAGCTGGAGGACAGCCTGAGGAGTACTGAGGACCTCCTGGAGAGAGAGCAGCGCTATGGAGGCATGCTAGAGACAGCCAGGCCCAAAGcccacacacacctgaacactcACACCAAG TGTTCAGATGTTGGTCGCTGGGGCCAGGTCGAGgtgaagatggagggaggggacggAGACGGCAGTAGCCAGCAGCACCAGTGGCAGATCAACCTGCTGGATCACATAGATGCCGTACAGGAAGAGGTCACTCACAGGATGGACTTCATTGAGAGGGAGCTGGATG TGTTGGAGAGTTGGCTGGACTACACAGGGGAGCTGGAGCCCCCAGAGCCTCTGGCTCGCCTGCCTCAGCTTAAACAAAGCATGAAGCTGCTGCTAACAGAGCTGGCTAAGGTGCAGCAGATTGCCCTGTGCTGCTCCACATGA
- the LOC118400117 gene encoding PHD finger protein 20-like isoform X2 produces MEYAQSLYTKEVDVGMMSKTPPNRRGITFEVGATLEARDTLKNWYPANIEKIDYSDEKILIHYRQWSHRYDEWFDWTSPYLRPVERIQLRRQGLLDDDPIPGFHVNDKVLASWSDCRFYPAKVLAVNKDASYTVKFYDGVVQTVKGIHVKPFVRERGGGKTRSAERNGVRKHQNGRERRPQENSPKNKRARRSTSDLEGDSETEDNNEVDEWDKREGQEKTKRKDCEVDVTKESPPAIKQEEHTEQHAGQNDLRDHMIATVGPNGVKVEEDRGQKVEEDRGQKVEEDRGQKVEEDRGQKVEEDRGQKVEEDRGQKVEEDRGQCEERSTHNLNGGIKKEVEMETEYTVLSSPNEPKPPTESPNQMSTLTGPVSIPLPSALSTNDGVEQKAASQPESSQSAPLDLPVKPIRKQGFHNPNRFSREPLYRVIKNQPPPVLSINLDHNPFKCSAVGCTKSFRKAKLLHYHMKYYHGEDQQLEDDLSPTRSVQTQASEKHPFHTTLECPKRRRTISASMHSTVHSPIRTPPSPRSEAKTMSRRRSVPPAVSTEPTQSQQQRALLREKSKENQLDRNGQRPVVTETFMSSGMDLGLVKERDRLKDKKQTDFLRVKLKKKKKKKKSKSEYTGSEENIDISIFDLQSKLNLPLKFPLSHNHKPELYHCRPGYNQSEQIHVDDEDSISDWSTDSCGWSDDEQGAELDVTTPPLNLGSVALETGAQEIVRCVCEVEEENDFMIQCEECLCWQHGTCMGLLEENVPDKYACYVCRDPPGQRQSLRYWYDRDWLSRGHMYGLSFLDENYSHQNAKKIAATHQLLGDVHHVVEVLNGLQLKMSILHTQTHPDLRLWCQPWKRAERPWRRDGSGTGTDATPSPAPTDEGSERDHKSLARGGAEALMSAAMEKLSRASSSAFSPYQSFQDSYIMSEHCYQKPRAYYPAVEQRLVVETTRRGSELEDSLRSTEDLLEREQRYGGMLETARPKAHTHLNTHTKCSDVGRWGQVEVKMEGGDGDGSSQQHQWQINLLDHIDAVQEEVTHRMDFIERELDVLESWLDYTGELEPPEPLARLPQLKQSMKLLLTELAKVQQIALCCST; encoded by the exons ATGGAATATGCTCAAAGTCTCTACACAAAG GAGGTGGATGTGGGCATGATGAGCAAGACACCCCCTAACAGAAGAGGGATAACCTTTGAGGTGGGAGCAACGCTAGAGGCCAGAGACACCCTCAAAAACTG GTATCCGGCCAACATAGAGAAGATCGACTATAGTGATGAGAAGATCCTGATCCACTACCGTCAGTGGAGCCACCGCTATGATGAGTGGTTTGACTGGACCAGCCCCTACCTGAGACCTGTAGAGAGGATCCAGCTGAGACGACAGGGACTGCTGGACGACGATCCTATCCCT GGATTTCATGTGAATGACAAGGTCCTCGCCAGTTGGTCCGATTGCCGCTTCTACCCTGCCAAGGTCTTAGCAGTCAATAAAGATG CATCTTACACCGTGAAGTTTTATGATGGAGTCGTCCAGACAGTGAAGGGGATCCACGTGAAGCCTTTTGTCAGAGAG agaggaggagggaagactCGGTCTGCTGAGAGGAATGGAGTCAGGAAGCACCAGAATGGCAGAGAACGGAGGCCTCAGGAAAACAGCCCCAAGAATAAAAGGGCCAGACGCAGTACCTCTGACctggagggagacagtgagaccgaggaTAATAATGAGGTTGATGAATGGGAcaagagggagggacaggagaAGACCAAGAGGAAGGATTGTGAGGTGGACGTCACCAAAGAGAGTCCACCCGCGATTAAGCAGGAGGAGCATACAGAGCAGCATGCAGGACAGAACGACCTCCGGGATCACATGATAGCCACTGTGGGCCCGAACGGAGTGAAG GTGGAAGAAGACCGAGGACAGAAGGTGGAAGAAGACCGAGGACAGAAGGTGGAAGAAGACCGAGGACAGAAGGTGGAAGAAGACCGAGGACAGAAGGTGGAAGAAGACCGAGGACAGAAGGTGGAAGAAGACCGAGGACAGAAGGTGGAAGAAGACCGAGGACAGTGTGAGGAGAGGTCTACTCATAATTTAAATGGAGGGATAAAAAAAGAGGTGGAAATGGAAACTGAGTACACAGTCCtgagctcaccaaatgaaccTAAGCCACCCACTGAGTCACCCAATCAGATGTCAACACTGACAGGGCCAGTGTCTATCCCATTACCCTCAGCTTTGTCCACCAATGACGGAGTGGAGCAGAAGGCAGCGAGCCAACCGGAGAGCTCACAATCTGCACCACTGGACCTCCCAGTGAAAC CAATAAGGAAGCAGGGTTTTCACAACCCCAACAGATTCAGCAGAGAGCCAT TGTACAGAGTGATCAAAAACCAGCCTCCCCCAGTCCTGTCCATCAACTTGGACCACAACCCATTTAAATGCAGCGCTGTGGGTTGCACCAAGTCGTTCCGCAAGGCCAAGCTGCTTCACTACCACATGAAGTACTACCACGGAGAGGACCAGCAGCTAGAGGATGACCTCAGCCCCACCAGGAGCGTCCAGACCCAGGCCTCAGAGAAGCACCCCTTCCATACCACTCTGGAGTGTCCTAAGAGGAGACGCACCATCTCTGCCTCAATGC ACTCCACTGTGCACAGTCCTATCAGAACTCCCCCGTCTCCACGTAGTGAGGCAAAGACAATGAGCAGACGCAGGTCAGTGCCACCTGCTGTCAGCACAGAGCCAACGCAGAGCCAGCAGCAGAGGGCGCTGCTGAGGGAGAAGAGCAAAGAGAACCAGCTGGACAGGAATGGCCAGAGACCGGTGGTGACAGAGACGTTTATGAGCAGTGGCATGGACTTAG GATTGGTGAAAGAACGAGACCGGCTGAAGGATAAGAAACAAACGGACTTCCTTCGCGTTAAActgaagaaaaagaagaagaaaaagaagtcCAAGTCTG AGTACACAGGTAGTGAGGAGAATATTGACATCTCAATATTCGATCTTCAGTCCAAATTGAATTTGCCACTCAAATTCCCCCTCTCACACAATCACAAGCCTGAGTTATACCACTGCAGGCCCGGATACAACCAGTCAGAGCAGATACATGTGGATG ATGAGGATAGCATCAGTGATTGGTCAACTGACAGCTGTGGGTGGAGTGATGATGAGCAGGGGGCGGAGCTGGACGTCACTACTCCTCCCCTGAATCTGGGCTCTGTTGCCTTGGAGACGGGCGCTCAGGAGATTGTGCGTTGTgtctgtgaggtggaagaggaAAACGATTTCATGATACAG TGTGAGGAGTGTCTGTGCTGGCAGCATGGCACCTGCATGGGCCTCCTGGAGGAGAACGTCCCTGACAAATACGCTTGCTATGTCTGCCGAGACCCACCAG GTCAGAGGCAGAGCCTGCGGTACTGGTATGACCGTGATTGGCTGAGCAGGGGTCACATGTACGGTCTGTCCTTCCTGGATGAAAACTACTCCCACCAGAATGCAAAGAAGATTGCAGCAACACACCAGCTACTAGGAGACGTCCACCATGTGGTGGAGGTGCTCAATGGCCTGCAGCTCAAGATGAGCATCCTACA TACCCAAACCCACCCGGACTTGCGGCTGTGGTGCCAGCCCTGGAAGCGGGCAGAGAGGCCCTGGAGGAGAGACGGCTCGGGGACGGGCACTGACGCAACACCGTCTCCAGCGCCAACAGACGAGGGCTCAGAGAGGGACCACAAGAGTCTTGCACGTGGGGGAGCAGAAGCTCTGATGTCAGCCGCCATGGAGAAGCTCAGTCGAGCCTCCTCTTCCGCCTTCTCGCCATACCAGTCGTTCCAGGACTCGTACATTATGAGTGAGCACTGCTACCAGAAGCCGCGGGCGTACTACCCTGCGGTGGAGCAGAGGCTGGTCGTGGAGACCACACGGAGGGGCTCTGAGCTGGAGGACAGCCTGAGGAGTACTGAGGACCTCCTGGAGAGAGAGCAGCGCTATGGAGGCATGCTAGAGACAGCCAGGCCCAAAGcccacacacacctgaacactcACACCAAG TGTTCAGATGTTGGTCGCTGGGGCCAGGTCGAGgtgaagatggagggaggggacggAGACGGCAGTAGCCAGCAGCACCAGTGGCAGATCAACCTGCTGGATCACATAGATGCCGTACAGGAAGAGGTCACTCACAGGATGGACTTCATTGAGAGGGAGCTGGATG TGTTGGAGAGTTGGCTGGACTACACAGGGGAGCTGGAGCCCCCAGAGCCTCTGGCTCGCCTGCCTCAGCTTAAACAAAGCATGAAGCTGCTGCTAACAGAGCTGGCTAAGGTGCAGCAGATTGCCCTGTGCTGCTCCACATGA
- the LOC118400117 gene encoding PHD finger protein 20-like isoform X8 — protein MEYAQSLYTKQEVDVGMMSKTPPNRRGITFEVGATLEARDTLKNWYPANIEKIDYSDEKILIHYRQWSHRYDEWFDWTSPYLRPVERIQLRRQGLLDDDPIPGFHVNDKVLASWSDCRFYPAKVLAVNKDASYTVKFYDGVVQTVKGIHVKPFVRERGGGKTRSAERNGVRKHQNGRERRPQENSPKNKRARRSTSDLEGDSETEDNNEVDEWDKREGQEKTKRKDCEVDVTKESPPAIKQEEHTEQHAGQNDLRDHMIATVGPNGVKVEEDRGQKVEEDRGQCEERSTHNLNGGIKKEVEMETEYTVLSSPNEPKPPTESPNQMSTLTGPVSIPLPSALSTNDGVEQKAASQPESSQSAPLDLPVKPIRKQGFHNPNRFSREPLYRVIKNQPPPVLSINLDHNPFKCSAVGCTKSFRKAKLLHYHMKYYHGEDQQLEDDLSPTRSVQTQASEKHPFHTTLECPKRRRTISASMHSTVHSPIRTPPSPRSEAKTMSRRRSVPPAVSTEPTQSQQQRALLREKSKENQLDRNGQRPVVTETFMSSGMDLGLVKERDRLKDKKQTDFLRVKLKKKKKKKKSKSEYTGSEENIDISIFDLQSKLNLPLKFPLSHNHKPELYHCRPGYNQSEQIHVDDEDSISDWSTDSCGWSDDEQGAELDVTTPPLNLGSVALETGAQEIVRCVCEVEEENDFMIQCEECLCWQHGTCMGLLEENVPDKYACYVCRDPPGQRQSLRYWYDRDWLSRGHMYGLSFLDENYSHQNAKKIAATHQLLGDVHHVVEVLNGLQLKMSILHTQTHPDLRLWCQPWKRAERPWRRDGSGTGTDATPSPAPTDEGSERDHKSLARGGAEALMSAAMEKLSRASSSAFSPYQSFQDSYIMSEHCYQKPRAYYPAVEQRLVVETTRRGSELEDSLRSTEDLLEREQRYGGMLETARPKAHTHLNTHTKCSDVGRWGQVEVKMEGGDGDGSSQQHQWQINLLDHIDAVQEEVTHRMDFIERELDVLESWLDYTGELEPPEPLARLPQLKQSMKLLLTELAKVQQIALCCST, from the exons ATGGAATATGCTCAAAGTCTCTACACAAAG CAGGAGGTGGATGTGGGCATGATGAGCAAGACACCCCCTAACAGAAGAGGGATAACCTTTGAGGTGGGAGCAACGCTAGAGGCCAGAGACACCCTCAAAAACTG GTATCCGGCCAACATAGAGAAGATCGACTATAGTGATGAGAAGATCCTGATCCACTACCGTCAGTGGAGCCACCGCTATGATGAGTGGTTTGACTGGACCAGCCCCTACCTGAGACCTGTAGAGAGGATCCAGCTGAGACGACAGGGACTGCTGGACGACGATCCTATCCCT GGATTTCATGTGAATGACAAGGTCCTCGCCAGTTGGTCCGATTGCCGCTTCTACCCTGCCAAGGTCTTAGCAGTCAATAAAGATG CATCTTACACCGTGAAGTTTTATGATGGAGTCGTCCAGACAGTGAAGGGGATCCACGTGAAGCCTTTTGTCAGAGAG agaggaggagggaagactCGGTCTGCTGAGAGGAATGGAGTCAGGAAGCACCAGAATGGCAGAGAACGGAGGCCTCAGGAAAACAGCCCCAAGAATAAAAGGGCCAGACGCAGTACCTCTGACctggagggagacagtgagaccgaggaTAATAATGAGGTTGATGAATGGGAcaagagggagggacaggagaAGACCAAGAGGAAGGATTGTGAGGTGGACGTCACCAAAGAGAGTCCACCCGCGATTAAGCAGGAGGAGCATACAGAGCAGCATGCAGGACAGAACGACCTCCGGGATCACATGATAGCCACTGTGGGCCCGAACGGAGTGAAG GTGGAAGAAGACCGAGGACAGAAGGTGGAAGAAGACCGAGGACAGTGTGAGGAGAGGTCTACTCATAATTTAAATGGAGGGATAAAAAAAGAGGTGGAAATGGAAACTGAGTACACAGTCCtgagctcaccaaatgaaccTAAGCCACCCACTGAGTCACCCAATCAGATGTCAACACTGACAGGGCCAGTGTCTATCCCATTACCCTCAGCTTTGTCCACCAATGACGGAGTGGAGCAGAAGGCAGCGAGCCAACCGGAGAGCTCACAATCTGCACCACTGGACCTCCCAGTGAAAC CAATAAGGAAGCAGGGTTTTCACAACCCCAACAGATTCAGCAGAGAGCCAT TGTACAGAGTGATCAAAAACCAGCCTCCCCCAGTCCTGTCCATCAACTTGGACCACAACCCATTTAAATGCAGCGCTGTGGGTTGCACCAAGTCGTTCCGCAAGGCCAAGCTGCTTCACTACCACATGAAGTACTACCACGGAGAGGACCAGCAGCTAGAGGATGACCTCAGCCCCACCAGGAGCGTCCAGACCCAGGCCTCAGAGAAGCACCCCTTCCATACCACTCTGGAGTGTCCTAAGAGGAGACGCACCATCTCTGCCTCAATGC ACTCCACTGTGCACAGTCCTATCAGAACTCCCCCGTCTCCACGTAGTGAGGCAAAGACAATGAGCAGACGCAGGTCAGTGCCACCTGCTGTCAGCACAGAGCCAACGCAGAGCCAGCAGCAGAGGGCGCTGCTGAGGGAGAAGAGCAAAGAGAACCAGCTGGACAGGAATGGCCAGAGACCGGTGGTGACAGAGACGTTTATGAGCAGTGGCATGGACTTAG GATTGGTGAAAGAACGAGACCGGCTGAAGGATAAGAAACAAACGGACTTCCTTCGCGTTAAActgaagaaaaagaagaagaaaaagaagtcCAAGTCTG AGTACACAGGTAGTGAGGAGAATATTGACATCTCAATATTCGATCTTCAGTCCAAATTGAATTTGCCACTCAAATTCCCCCTCTCACACAATCACAAGCCTGAGTTATACCACTGCAGGCCCGGATACAACCAGTCAGAGCAGATACATGTGGATG ATGAGGATAGCATCAGTGATTGGTCAACTGACAGCTGTGGGTGGAGTGATGATGAGCAGGGGGCGGAGCTGGACGTCACTACTCCTCCCCTGAATCTGGGCTCTGTTGCCTTGGAGACGGGCGCTCAGGAGATTGTGCGTTGTgtctgtgaggtggaagaggaAAACGATTTCATGATACAG TGTGAGGAGTGTCTGTGCTGGCAGCATGGCACCTGCATGGGCCTCCTGGAGGAGAACGTCCCTGACAAATACGCTTGCTATGTCTGCCGAGACCCACCAG GTCAGAGGCAGAGCCTGCGGTACTGGTATGACCGTGATTGGCTGAGCAGGGGTCACATGTACGGTCTGTCCTTCCTGGATGAAAACTACTCCCACCAGAATGCAAAGAAGATTGCAGCAACACACCAGCTACTAGGAGACGTCCACCATGTGGTGGAGGTGCTCAATGGCCTGCAGCTCAAGATGAGCATCCTACA TACCCAAACCCACCCGGACTTGCGGCTGTGGTGCCAGCCCTGGAAGCGGGCAGAGAGGCCCTGGAGGAGAGACGGCTCGGGGACGGGCACTGACGCAACACCGTCTCCAGCGCCAACAGACGAGGGCTCAGAGAGGGACCACAAGAGTCTTGCACGTGGGGGAGCAGAAGCTCTGATGTCAGCCGCCATGGAGAAGCTCAGTCGAGCCTCCTCTTCCGCCTTCTCGCCATACCAGTCGTTCCAGGACTCGTACATTATGAGTGAGCACTGCTACCAGAAGCCGCGGGCGTACTACCCTGCGGTGGAGCAGAGGCTGGTCGTGGAGACCACACGGAGGGGCTCTGAGCTGGAGGACAGCCTGAGGAGTACTGAGGACCTCCTGGAGAGAGAGCAGCGCTATGGAGGCATGCTAGAGACAGCCAGGCCCAAAGcccacacacacctgaacactcACACCAAG TGTTCAGATGTTGGTCGCTGGGGCCAGGTCGAGgtgaagatggagggaggggacggAGACGGCAGTAGCCAGCAGCACCAGTGGCAGATCAACCTGCTGGATCACATAGATGCCGTACAGGAAGAGGTCACTCACAGGATGGACTTCATTGAGAGGGAGCTGGATG TGTTGGAGAGTTGGCTGGACTACACAGGGGAGCTGGAGCCCCCAGAGCCTCTGGCTCGCCTGCCTCAGCTTAAACAAAGCATGAAGCTGCTGCTAACAGAGCTGGCTAAGGTGCAGCAGATTGCCCTGTGCTGCTCCACATGA